Proteins from one Brevibacillus humidisoli genomic window:
- a CDS encoding PhoH family protein, with the protein MKKIYVLDTNVLLQDPLALFTFRDNEIVIPAVVLEEIDSKKRYMDEIGRNARHVARLLDSFRELGQLHQGVVLKTGGVIRVELNHSSISRLQKQFHEMTNDNRILAVALNLQDEEIQSPLQRPVILVSKDALMRIKAEALGLKAEDFLSDRVVREDSGIYPGYEKLSVASEVIQSYYAGRKLMMRQLYPQRSFFPHQFIILKDELNPSVSAIGKMDAEADMLEMLVIDDDLVWGIKARNAQQRMALELLLREDIPLVTMTGKAGTGKTLLALAAGLLQIEDLQIYKKLLVARPIVPLGKDIGFLPGEKEEKLRPWMQPIYDNLEYLFNTKKAGDLDKILAGMGSIQVEALTYIRGRSLPDQFIIVDEAQNLTKHEVKTILTRVGEGSKIVLMGDPDQIDHPYLDQSNNGLTYVVELFKNEKLAGHIKLEKGERSVLAQLAADLL; encoded by the coding sequence TTGAAGAAGATCTACGTGCTGGATACCAACGTACTTTTGCAGGATCCGCTGGCTTTATTTACGTTTCGCGACAACGAAATTGTGATTCCGGCGGTTGTTTTGGAAGAGATCGATTCAAAAAAGCGCTACATGGATGAGATTGGACGTAACGCCAGGCATGTTGCGCGATTGTTGGACAGTTTCCGCGAATTGGGGCAGCTTCATCAGGGAGTCGTGCTAAAAACTGGTGGAGTGATTCGGGTCGAACTGAACCACTCATCGATCAGCCGGTTGCAGAAACAGTTTCACGAGATGACCAATGATAACCGAATCCTGGCTGTTGCCCTCAACCTCCAGGATGAAGAAATCCAGTCTCCCTTACAAAGACCGGTGATCTTGGTCAGCAAGGATGCCTTGATGCGCATCAAGGCAGAGGCCCTGGGATTGAAAGCGGAAGATTTTCTGTCAGACCGGGTAGTGAGAGAGGATTCAGGCATTTATCCCGGGTACGAGAAACTGTCCGTTGCCTCCGAAGTGATCCAATCGTACTACGCTGGCCGCAAATTGATGATGAGACAACTTTATCCGCAACGTTCGTTCTTTCCCCATCAATTTATCATTTTAAAAGATGAGCTGAACCCATCTGTTTCGGCAATCGGAAAAATGGATGCAGAGGCCGACATGTTAGAGATGTTGGTGATAGATGACGATCTGGTCTGGGGGATCAAAGCACGAAATGCCCAGCAGCGGATGGCCTTGGAACTGCTGCTGCGCGAAGACATACCTCTTGTTACGATGACCGGCAAAGCGGGCACGGGCAAGACCTTGTTAGCCTTGGCAGCTGGCCTTTTGCAGATTGAAGATCTGCAGATCTACAAGAAGCTGCTTGTGGCCAGGCCAATCGTTCCGCTAGGAAAAGATATCGGTTTTCTGCCGGGGGAAAAAGAAGAGAAATTACGCCCGTGGATGCAGCCCATCTATGACAATCTGGAATATTTGTTTAATACAAAAAAAGCAGGTGATCTCGACAAGATTTTGGCCGGTATGGGCAGTATTCAGGTAGAAGCTCTCACCTATATCCGTGGTCGTTCCCTGCCCGACCAGTTTATCATCGTAGATGAGGCGCAAAATTTGACCAAGCATGAAGTAAAAACGATCCTGACACGTGTAGGGGAGGGCTCGAAGATCGTCCTGATGGGCGATCCGGACCAGATCGATCACCCTTATCTCGATCAGAGCAACAACGGGTTAACCTATGTAGTGGAATTGTTCAAGAACGAGAAGCTGGCTGGCCATATCAAGCTGGAAAAAGGGGAGCGAAGTGTGCTGGCACAACTGGCCGCAGACCTGTTGTGA
- a CDS encoding MBL fold metallo-hydrolase has product MKIRAFSLGSFQTNAYLLTNEQTGESIVIDPGMDPQPLLEAVSDEHVSAILLTHAHLDHIGGLNELRNRTKAPVYIHPQEQSWLTDPNLNGSGYFGLDPIICEPAEHELADHQLLSIAGLQIRVLHTPGHSPGSCSFVIGQHCFGGDVLFAQSIGRTDLPGGNFETLMISIQDKLFELDDDTIIYPGHGPKTTIEAEKMYNPFVTGLLR; this is encoded by the coding sequence ATGAAGATACGTGCCTTCAGCTTGGGATCTTTTCAGACCAACGCCTATTTGCTGACAAACGAACAGACAGGAGAATCGATCGTGATTGATCCCGGCATGGACCCCCAACCGCTGCTGGAAGCGGTCAGCGACGAACATGTATCGGCCATTTTACTGACACATGCCCATCTTGATCACATCGGTGGTTTAAACGAACTGCGCAATCGGACAAAGGCACCCGTCTATATTCACCCACAAGAACAGTCGTGGCTGACCGATCCCAACCTGAACGGTTCCGGGTATTTTGGTCTGGATCCGATCATCTGTGAGCCTGCAGAACACGAGCTGGCGGATCATCAGCTGTTGTCAATTGCAGGATTACAGATCCGGGTTCTGCATACTCCTGGCCACTCTCCAGGAAGCTGTTCATTTGTAATCGGGCAGCACTGCTTTGGCGGCGATGTGTTGTTTGCCCAGTCGATCGGTCGCACCGATCTGCCAGGTGGAAACTTTGAGACGCTGATGATCAGCATTCAAGACAAGCTGTTTGAATTGGATGACGACACGATCATCTATCCAGGTCACGGTCCCAAGACGACCATTGAAGCGGAGAAGATGTACAATCCTTTTGTCACCGGACTGCTCCGTTGA
- a CDS encoding CapA family protein yields the protein MKKVLVCLLIILLAGVVMAGCSLPTYVHPDDAPAAADAVPLAVSTAPETDTAAENTSAGDESLPQEAPPPEQRVTLMAVGDIMVHQAQLEAAWDPTSQTYQFDPFFARVKPILQSADLVVGNLETTLAGKDLRFTGYPQFNSPESLASALKAAGFTALTTANNHSLDRREAGVLRTLQHLDQSGLAHTGTFRTPEERNLPLILEKNGIRLGLIAYTYGTNGIPLPKGKPYLVNLIQPETIQQDIATARAMGVDLVAVSLHFGAEYQRLPNQAQRTLVDQCFSYGADLILGHHPHVLQPYEWRTLTDEAGRTRKGLVIYSLGNFISAQRGDYKDVGGILSVTLLKRGDEPAVLEEASLIPTYVHYNRSKGKRQYVIYPLAETLDPASGQDPQISTEVYKKMERLYKEITIHTTQYLSEKKPG from the coding sequence GTGAAAAAAGTACTTGTTTGTTTACTCATCATTCTCTTGGCAGGAGTGGTCATGGCTGGCTGCTCACTGCCCACCTATGTTCATCCCGATGATGCGCCTGCAGCAGCAGATGCTGTACCGCTTGCCGTTTCGACTGCCCCTGAGACCGACACGGCAGCAGAGAACACATCTGCCGGGGACGAGTCGCTTCCGCAAGAAGCACCACCGCCTGAACAGCGGGTAACGCTAATGGCCGTAGGGGATATCATGGTGCATCAGGCACAGTTGGAAGCTGCTTGGGATCCAACCAGTCAGACGTACCAGTTTGACCCTTTTTTTGCCCGAGTCAAGCCAATCCTGCAATCAGCCGACTTGGTGGTAGGCAATCTGGAAACGACGCTGGCAGGGAAAGATCTCCGCTTCACTGGATATCCACAGTTCAACTCGCCGGAATCGCTGGCCTCTGCGCTGAAAGCAGCGGGCTTTACCGCTCTGACCACGGCCAACAATCATTCGCTTGACCGCCGGGAAGCAGGAGTGCTGCGCACCCTCCAACACCTCGATCAGTCGGGTCTTGCCCATACTGGCACATTTCGCACCCCGGAGGAACGCAATCTTCCGCTCATACTGGAGAAGAACGGGATACGTCTGGGATTAATCGCCTACACGTACGGGACCAACGGCATTCCATTGCCCAAAGGAAAACCGTATCTGGTCAATCTGATCCAACCTGAAACGATTCAACAGGATATCGCCACGGCGCGGGCAATGGGGGTAGATTTGGTGGCGGTGTCGCTCCACTTTGGGGCAGAATACCAGCGTCTCCCCAACCAGGCGCAACGGACGTTAGTCGATCAGTGTTTCAGCTACGGTGCCGATCTCATCCTGGGACACCATCCACATGTCCTGCAGCCGTACGAATGGCGAACATTGACTGACGAAGCGGGCAGGACGAGAAAAGGGCTGGTCATCTATTCGCTTGGCAACTTTATCTCTGCGCAACGTGGCGATTACAAAGATGTCGGCGGCATCTTGTCCGTCACTTTGCTGAAGCGGGGAGATGAGCCGGCGGTACTGGAGGAGGCATCGTTGATCCCGACCTATGTCCACTACAATCGGAGCAAAGGAAAGCGCCAGTATGTGATCTATCCGCTGGCGGAGACACTTGATCCAGCTTCCGGGCAGGATCCGCAGATTAGTACGGAAGTATACAAAAAGATGGAACGACTGTACAAAGAGATCACGATTCACACTACTCAGTATCTTTCGGAAAAGAAACCCGGTTGA
- a CDS encoding coiled-coil domain-containing protein encodes MRRWLYFIGITLLLVIQFIPASAEKDLPLEQLILQQHFTQKELERNLALLKQEEKDLLSEMAQLELELNRQALVIDAMKRHAGDVARAYYTGERASLLVLLLEARNFNNFLMAAEFLQLLFERDMEKLETFQQARAKAEALRSETRDRLQQVKRIRQHYEERLKEMIAIKMEKEKNLEQVDDPTSVQALMDHLVADWRERGLPTFRKFFGVLAGVMGQIPELATPDHIQSNGLFSHTLTIGEKEFNKFLISKNELFEQSYFQFADDQLIVEGSYDQINLRIVGEYELVSPTELKFHINQLMFDGFELPESTVDELEQEYDLGFYPSLINPNIRVESLSLGDQQLKLNLSLDLPFQLGGNNPSSPPSSS; translated from the coding sequence ATGCGTAGATGGCTGTACTTCATCGGGATCACCCTCTTGTTGGTGATCCAGTTTATCCCTGCCTCGGCAGAAAAAGATCTGCCGCTGGAGCAGTTGATTCTGCAACAACACTTTACCCAAAAAGAGTTAGAGCGCAACCTGGCGTTGCTGAAACAGGAAGAAAAAGATTTGTTGTCGGAGATGGCCCAGCTTGAGCTGGAATTGAATCGACAGGCACTCGTGATCGATGCGATGAAACGGCATGCAGGAGATGTGGCGCGAGCCTATTACACCGGTGAGCGGGCATCCCTGCTGGTGCTGTTGCTGGAGGCGCGCAATTTTAATAACTTCTTGATGGCCGCAGAATTCTTGCAATTACTATTCGAACGGGATATGGAAAAATTAGAAACATTTCAGCAAGCACGAGCCAAAGCAGAAGCGCTCCGTTCCGAGACGCGCGACCGACTACAGCAAGTGAAGCGAATCCGTCAGCACTATGAAGAGCGATTGAAAGAAATGATTGCGATCAAGATGGAAAAAGAAAAAAATTTAGAGCAGGTGGACGACCCAACATCGGTTCAGGCTCTAATGGATCACCTTGTGGCTGATTGGCGTGAACGGGGACTCCCCACCTTCCGCAAGTTTTTCGGTGTCTTGGCTGGTGTGATGGGACAGATTCCAGAGTTGGCCACTCCCGACCATATTCAGTCAAATGGCTTATTCTCCCATACATTAACCATTGGAGAGAAAGAATTTAACAAGTTTCTCATTTCCAAGAATGAGCTGTTTGAGCAATCGTACTTTCAGTTTGCCGATGATCAACTGATCGTCGAGGGCTCCTACGACCAGATCAACCTGCGAATTGTGGGAGAGTACGAGTTGGTCTCACCCACAGAGTTGAAGTTCCATATCAACCAACTGATGTTTGACGGCTTCGAACTGCCGGAGTCGACCGTTGACGAACTGGAACAGGAGTACGATCTCGGCTTTTATCCCAGCCTGATCAATCCCAATATACGGGTGGAGAGCTTGTCGTTAGGCGATCAACAGTTGAAATTGAACCTGTCACTTGATCTGCCGTTTCAACTGGGCGGCAACAACCCTTCCTCCCCTCCATCCTCTTCGTAA
- a CDS encoding class I SAM-dependent methyltransferase: MGQELQAIIRDEIADAGGVIPFVRFMELALYHPGYGYYMTDKPKVGKQGDFYTSPSVHPVFAETVADAVVDMLDHCSFERPVLVEAGAGPGSLLAAMLEEIRQKAPQWFELLQVVLIETSEYHRDLQRSALASFDGEKRWYPSVEAAAKHEAVTGVILSNEWFDALPVHLLDKQQHGWREVGVAWDPIGGRFVERYLPELTSMAEVYLSEKQPDLPNGARIEANPLAREVVEALSRMLVKGYVITIDYGDTDEGLYHPSRRDGTVMCYYRHRAHDNPLIHVGEQDITAHVNYSDLIRWGEAAGLLPVTLTSQEQFLLGSGILEKLMDHMDRDPFTSPAMRRNRAIQQLVSPGGMGGVFRVLVQRKDLSESIPLRFLAQRGSLPFEPNS; this comes from the coding sequence ATGGGGCAAGAATTGCAAGCAATCATACGCGACGAAATCGCGGATGCAGGCGGGGTGATCCCGTTCGTCCGCTTCATGGAGTTGGCACTGTATCATCCTGGTTACGGCTATTATATGACCGATAAGCCAAAAGTAGGCAAGCAAGGGGATTTTTACACCAGCCCGTCGGTTCATCCGGTATTTGCCGAGACCGTCGCTGACGCAGTTGTTGACATGCTGGACCATTGCTCGTTCGAGCGTCCTGTGCTGGTGGAAGCTGGTGCAGGGCCAGGCAGCTTGCTGGCAGCCATGCTGGAGGAGATCAGGCAGAAAGCACCCCAATGGTTTGAGCTGCTGCAGGTCGTGCTGATAGAGACATCGGAGTACCATCGAGATTTGCAGCGTAGCGCGCTCGCCTCGTTTGACGGTGAAAAGCGGTGGTATCCATCCGTTGAAGCGGCAGCCAAACACGAGGCGGTAACAGGAGTGATCCTCTCTAATGAGTGGTTTGACGCATTACCTGTACACTTGCTGGACAAGCAGCAGCACGGTTGGCGGGAGGTGGGGGTTGCCTGGGATCCGATTGGCGGCCGTTTTGTGGAGCGATACCTACCGGAGCTAACCTCTATGGCTGAGGTGTACCTGTCGGAAAAGCAGCCGGATCTGCCAAACGGTGCCCGGATAGAGGCGAATCCGCTGGCGCGTGAGGTAGTGGAGGCCCTCTCGCGGATGTTGGTGAAGGGGTACGTGATCACCATTGATTATGGGGACACCGACGAGGGATTGTATCACCCGAGCCGACGGGACGGAACCGTTATGTGTTACTATCGGCATCGGGCTCATGACAATCCCCTGATCCATGTCGGAGAGCAGGACATTACTGCACACGTGAACTACTCCGATCTGATCAGATGGGGGGAAGCGGCAGGTCTTTTGCCAGTCACGCTGACCAGTCAAGAGCAGTTCTTGTTGGGGAGCGGGATATTGGAGAAGCTGATGGACCATATGGACCGTGATCCGTTTACAAGTCCGGCGATGCGCCGGAACAGGGCTATTCAGCAGTTGGTATCACCGGGAGGAATGGGGGGAGTCTTTCGTGTGCTGGTGCAGCGAAAGGATTTATCGGAGTCGATTCCCCTTCGTTTTCTTGCACAACGGGGTTCGCTGCCCTTCGAACCGAATTCGTGA
- a CDS encoding DUF2626 domain-containing protein, which produces MDRMYRVLGFWTLMIAIMAYWGSLMNMALLFFGLTAIFVALSYMGLSEKTYIQLFFGFMFISFVGFTYYTFFLMPAPGSAEHSLVFQTLL; this is translated from the coding sequence ATGGATCGCATGTATCGCGTGCTTGGCTTCTGGACCCTGATGATCGCCATCATGGCCTACTGGGGTTCCCTGATGAATATGGCTCTGTTGTTCTTCGGGCTCACCGCCATCTTTGTGGCGCTGAGTTACATGGGGCTGTCCGAGAAGACGTACATTCAGCTCTTCTTTGGTTTTATGTTTATTTCTTTCGTCGGCTTCACATACTACACGTTCTTCCTGATGCCGGCTCCCGGCTCTGCTGAACACTCGCTTGTATTTCAAACGCTTCTGTAA
- a CDS encoding helix-turn-helix transcriptional regulator yields MDTGAHKLTTALADPTRFSIYQYVANQKKQVTVQEIANRFSIHPNVARLHLCKLEDVNLLQSASDKSGKGGRPSRLYSLSDQVVSLQFPPRDYQLIADIAVESLLSFGEAGEKALVRMGHRIGVEAAKRALQESGSALEQLTTEEMIESIQRLIVAQGLNPEIELLGKENIRFRVYNCTFSEIAKRYPNSICKMHNALLAGIFEVYFGEIELQEQESMQDGCRCCSYTVIRLDRGGS; encoded by the coding sequence ATGGATACTGGAGCCCACAAACTGACAACTGCGCTGGCCGACCCCACACGTTTTTCGATATACCAGTATGTTGCCAATCAGAAAAAACAGGTTACTGTTCAGGAAATCGCAAACCGTTTTTCCATACACCCCAATGTTGCACGACTTCATCTGTGCAAGCTGGAAGATGTCAACTTGCTGCAATCTGCCTCCGACAAAAGCGGAAAGGGAGGGCGTCCAAGCCGCTTGTACTCGCTTTCCGACCAGGTTGTTAGCCTGCAGTTCCCCCCACGCGATTATCAGTTGATCGCCGACATCGCAGTGGAGAGTCTGCTTTCATTTGGGGAAGCAGGAGAAAAAGCCCTTGTTCGGATGGGGCACCGCATCGGAGTAGAAGCGGCCAAAAGGGCATTGCAGGAGAGCGGCTCAGCCCTGGAGCAATTGACCACCGAAGAGATGATCGAAAGTATACAGCGGTTGATCGTAGCCCAGGGACTTAATCCGGAGATCGAACTGCTGGGCAAAGAAAACATTCGCTTTCGCGTGTACAACTGTACGTTTTCGGAAATCGCCAAACGATATCCGAACAGCATCTGCAAAATGCATAACGCGTTGCTGGCGGGAATATTCGAGGTGTACTTTGGAGAAATTGAGTTACAGGAGCAAGAGTCGATGCAGGATGGCTGCCGCTGCTGCAGTTACACCGTCATTCGGCTCGATCGAGGTGGTTCCTGA
- a CDS encoding Spx/MgsR family RNA polymerase-binding regulatory protein, which yields MATATAVQTQKLTFFTYPSCTSCRKAKAWLNANGVEYEERHLFRNPPSVEELLDIVKKTNNGMDEILSTRSQRFKQLEIDINELTVSELLELLSEEPRLLKRPILTNGENLIIGYNQTAMKELLA from the coding sequence ATGGCGACAGCGACCGCTGTGCAAACACAAAAGTTGACCTTTTTCACATACCCGAGCTGTACATCCTGTCGTAAGGCGAAGGCGTGGCTAAATGCAAATGGAGTAGAGTACGAAGAACGACACTTGTTCAGAAACCCGCCTTCTGTGGAAGAGCTTCTGGATATCGTGAAGAAGACGAACAATGGAATGGATGAAATCTTGTCGACGCGCAGTCAACGGTTTAAGCAGTTGGAGATCGACATAAACGAGTTGACGGTTTCTGAACTGCTGGAGTTGTTAAGTGAGGAGCCGCGCCTGCTGAAACGTCCGATTCTGACCAATGGAGAAAACTTGATTATCGGGTACAACCAGACAGCGATGAAAGAACTGCTGGCCTAA
- a CDS encoding enoyl-CoA hydratase/isomerase family protein produces the protein MDAIVTEVTEGVAIVTLNRPEVRNAINLQMIEQLGEVLDVFHDDPAVKVVIFTGAGDTFISGGDLEQFGAARNRTSVLPLLQKAADLLEKIDRYPKPTIAMINGTAVGGGCEFAISCHFRFASETAKVGFVQIGLHITTGWGGGSRLLDKLGESQALSMLLTGERFSAREAERLGFIDAVSSPDRLRDDVLSFASKIAAQPLTGIEAYLRLLAWKRSGARQSQRIQREIEQCAGLWGSEQHTAAVNRFLHKS, from the coding sequence ATGGACGCGATTGTAACGGAAGTGACAGAGGGTGTGGCCATTGTCACGCTCAATCGGCCAGAGGTTCGCAACGCGATCAATCTGCAGATGATCGAGCAGTTGGGTGAGGTACTGGATGTTTTTCACGACGATCCCGCAGTAAAAGTGGTGATCTTTACGGGGGCAGGCGACACGTTCATCTCCGGCGGAGACTTGGAGCAGTTTGGGGCTGCCCGCAATCGCACGAGCGTACTTCCGCTGCTGCAGAAAGCAGCAGATTTGCTGGAAAAAATCGATCGCTATCCCAAGCCGACCATTGCCATGATCAACGGTACGGCCGTAGGAGGAGGCTGTGAATTCGCGATTTCCTGCCATTTTCGCTTCGCCAGTGAGACGGCGAAGGTTGGATTCGTCCAAATCGGTTTGCACATCACGACCGGTTGGGGCGGCGGCAGTCGCTTGTTGGACAAGCTTGGCGAATCTCAAGCGCTGTCGATGCTGTTGACCGGAGAGCGGTTCAGTGCCAGGGAAGCAGAGCGGCTCGGGTTTATCGACGCTGTAAGCTCCCCCGACAGGCTGCGAGATGACGTGCTCAGCTTTGCCAGCAAGATTGCCGCGCAACCGCTGACAGGAATCGAAGCGTACCTGCGGCTCTTGGCCTGGAAGCGTTCAGGAGCGAGGCAGTCGCAGCGCATCCAGAGGGAGATTGAGCAGTGTGCGGGATTGTGGGGATCCGAACAGCACACCGCCGCCGTCAATCGTTTTTTGCATAAAAGCTAG
- a CDS encoding RsfA family transcriptional regulator yields MVASRQDAWTEDDDLVLAEVTLRHIREGGTQLAAFEEVGQRLGRTAAACGFRWNSTVRKRYEQAIAIAKSQRQQLKKTGKLPQGEPAVEFSKELTLQDYDGHISKRMDTGKLDEEQQLETAIRVLSNQRELLRRMKQLERELGSKHQEVKELKEENSKLKKELSEIHGVNEDYKALIQIMERARKLAFLQEEEAAKPVFKMDANGNLERVE; encoded by the coding sequence ATGGTAGCTTCAAGACAGGATGCATGGACCGAAGATGACGACTTGGTATTGGCCGAGGTAACGCTTCGTCATATACGGGAAGGCGGTACACAACTGGCCGCGTTTGAAGAGGTGGGACAGCGCTTGGGACGCACGGCTGCTGCCTGCGGCTTTCGCTGGAACAGCACGGTGCGCAAACGATATGAGCAGGCGATCGCGATCGCCAAAAGCCAGCGTCAGCAGTTGAAAAAGACAGGCAAGCTGCCCCAGGGGGAGCCAGCCGTGGAGTTCTCCAAAGAACTTACACTGCAGGATTATGATGGCCACATAAGCAAACGCATGGATACCGGAAAACTAGATGAAGAACAGCAGTTGGAGACGGCGATTCGTGTGCTGAGCAACCAGCGGGAACTGCTGCGCAGGATGAAGCAGTTGGAACGGGAACTCGGCAGCAAACACCAGGAAGTAAAGGAGTTGAAAGAGGAGAACAGCAAGCTGAAAAAGGAACTGAGCGAAATCCACGGTGTGAACGAAGATTACAAAGCTCTTATCCAAATTATGGAGCGTGCTCGAAAACTAGCTTTTTTACAAGAAGAGGAAGCTGCAAAACCTGTTTTCAAAATGGACGCAAACGGAAATCTGGAGCGGGTGGAGTAG
- a CDS encoding N-acetyltransferase: MYEVKRLQINYKTLEQFQKFREYGLEELSMKEDLEANFIENDSESPFYGIYEDNRLIARMSLYKIDGKYDRYFDPPQDYFELWKLEVLPDYRNKDYGTALVNHAKSFGLPIKTNSRCRADDFWLKMDFKPVKYNPMRDRGENPYVWLPENVGMQE, translated from the coding sequence ATGTACGAAGTGAAACGTCTGCAGATCAACTACAAGACTCTGGAACAGTTTCAAAAATTCCGTGAATACGGCTTGGAAGAGCTGTCGATGAAGGAAGATTTGGAAGCAAACTTTATCGAAAACGATTCGGAATCCCCTTTTTACGGGATATACGAAGATAACCGTCTAATCGCCAGGATGAGCTTGTACAAGATTGACGGAAAGTATGATCGATATTTTGATCCACCGCAGGATTATTTTGAGCTGTGGAAGTTGGAGGTGCTGCCGGACTACCGCAACAAGGATTACGGTACCGCTCTGGTTAATCATGCCAAGAGCTTCGGGCTGCCGATCAAAACCAACTCCCGCTGCCGGGCTGATGATTTTTGGCTGAAAATGGACTTTAAACCGGTAAAGTACAACCCCATGCGCGATCGCGGGGAAAATCCATACGTTTGGCTCCCGGAAAACGTGGGAATGCAGGAGTAG
- a CDS encoding acetyl-CoA carboxylase biotin carboxylase subunit — MQKVLIANRGEIARRIIRTCKAMGMATVAVYSEADKQMPYVREADEAVWIGPPPVPQSYLNVEAILEAARSVRADAVHPGYGLLSENASFAQRCQEAGLVFIGPAPDVIAKMGDKLTAREIMRQAGVPVVPGSGGMLVDADEAVDRARQIGYPVMLKATAGGGGIGMQVVHSDEELRQAYQSAKGRAKAYFGNDAMFLEKYVQNPHHIEVQIAADQHGQILHVLERECSIQRRHQKVLEESPSPFLDEETRQKICQSAVDAARAVGYTGVGTVEFIMDERKDFYFLEMNTRLQVEHPVTEEMTGLDLVALQFDIACNRPLSVRQEEIKAHRHAIEVRVYAEDPETFLPCPGKIEEYRVPEIEHVRIDDGVEAGTQVTPFYDPMIAKVIASGVTREEAIQRLSEALKAFYIGGIKTNLPFLREILDDDSFRAGMYTTHFVQNRKK, encoded by the coding sequence ATGCAAAAAGTGCTCATCGCCAATCGAGGCGAAATTGCGAGACGGATTATTCGTACCTGTAAAGCGATGGGGATGGCTACAGTAGCCGTCTACTCGGAAGCTGATAAACAGATGCCTTACGTGCGTGAAGCGGATGAAGCGGTATGGATCGGACCGCCACCCGTCCCCCAGAGTTACCTGAACGTAGAGGCGATTTTGGAAGCAGCTCGTTCTGTTAGGGCAGATGCCGTCCATCCTGGTTATGGCCTGCTGTCGGAGAACGCATCTTTTGCCCAACGATGTCAGGAAGCGGGACTCGTCTTTATTGGGCCAGCACCGGACGTGATTGCCAAGATGGGGGATAAACTGACGGCACGAGAGATCATGCGCCAGGCCGGAGTGCCGGTTGTACCCGGCAGCGGAGGGATGTTGGTGGACGCCGATGAAGCGGTGGATCGTGCCCGCCAGATCGGCTATCCGGTGATGCTCAAGGCCACGGCTGGCGGGGGCGGGATCGGCATGCAGGTCGTCCACAGCGATGAAGAACTTCGTCAGGCATACCAATCCGCAAAAGGCAGGGCGAAGGCGTATTTTGGCAATGATGCGATGTTTCTTGAAAAGTACGTGCAAAATCCGCATCACATCGAAGTGCAGATCGCAGCCGATCAGCATGGGCAGATCCTGCACGTACTGGAGCGAGAGTGCTCGATTCAGCGGAGGCATCAGAAAGTGCTGGAGGAAAGTCCATCGCCATTTCTCGATGAAGAGACGAGACAGAAGATCTGTCAGTCAGCTGTCGATGCCGCTCGAGCCGTAGGGTATACGGGTGTTGGAACGGTCGAGTTCATTATGGATGAGAGGAAGGATTTCTACTTCCTGGAGATGAACACCCGCCTGCAGGTGGAGCACCCCGTGACCGAGGAAATGACGGGCCTTGATCTGGTTGCCCTGCAGTTCGACATTGCCTGCAACCGACCGCTCAGCGTGCGGCAGGAAGAGATCAAAGCGCATAGGCATGCGATCGAAGTGCGCGTCTATGCCGAAGATCCGGAGACATTTCTTCCTTGCCCGGGTAAAATAGAAGAGTACCGAGTACCGGAGATAGAGCATGTGCGCATCGACGACGGAGTAGAGGCAGGAACACAGGTAACGCCGTTTTACGACCCGATGATTGCCAAGGTGATCGCTTCGGGTGTGACACGTGAGGAAGCGATTCAACGTCTGTCAGAAGCTTTGAAAGCGTTTTATATTGGCGGTATCAAGACTAACCTGCCATTCCTCCGGGAGATTCTGGACGATGATTCCTTCCGCGCTGGTATGTACACCACTCATTTTGTGCAGAACAGGAAAAAGTAA
- a CDS encoding acetyl-CoA carboxylase biotin carboxyl carrier protein subunit, protein MKQVTANMAGTVINVLVKAGDSVQSGQDVVVLESMKMEVPVQAEAGGTVAEVKVNTGDFVNDGDVLLVLE, encoded by the coding sequence ATGAAACAAGTAACGGCAAACATGGCTGGAACCGTAATCAACGTTTTGGTCAAGGCAGGTGACTCGGTGCAGTCCGGACAGGATGTGGTCGTGCTGGAGTCGATGAAAATGGAAGTTCCGGTTCAGGCGGAAGCAGGCGGCACAGTCGCTGAAGTGAAGGTGAACACAGGAGACTTTGTCAACGATGGAGATGTCTTATTGGTTCTGGAATGA